One segment of Manihot esculenta cultivar AM560-2 chromosome 4, M.esculenta_v8, whole genome shotgun sequence DNA contains the following:
- the LOC110613346 gene encoding transportin MOS14 isoform X3 has translation MDLQIKVAQAVHVLNHDTQSCNRVAANQWLVQFQQTPDAWEVATSILTSDQLHLHLQPFFSEFEVEFFAAQILKRKIQSEGYYLKLEVKDALLNALLVAAKRFSSGPPQLLTQICLALAALILRAVEHGKPIEQLFYSLQTLQNQDDGNIAVLEMLTVLPEEVVDTQNTDTSISPAHRSQYGQELLSHTPTVLEFLLDQSQKMYDGGLQLHEKNRKVLRCLLSWVRAGCFSEIPQGSLPTHPLLNFVFNSLQVSASFDVAIEVLVELASRHEGLPQVLLCRVHFLKEALLLPALSNRNEKYISGLACLMSEIGQAAPSLIAEGGVEALALADALLSCVAFPSEDWEIADSTLQFWSTLASYILGLDMESAKDGKHVKDVFFSVFSALLDALLLRAQVDESTFNDESGMLDMPDGLVQFRINLAELLVDICQLLRPATFVQKLFFDRWASATVPVPWKEVEAKLFALNVVSEVVLQEGPTFDFSVIMQLATMLSSGPSDKLKGFTCNVYRSLADVVGCYSKWISTFQTNARPLLLFLAAGISEPQCSNACASALRKFCEDASAVICEPSNLEILMWIGEAFEKTRLPLEDEEEVVSAISVILGSVPNKELKNNLLARLLSSTYDAIGKLIEEDNDHSFSQNPATYTQILNSAARGLHRIGTVFRHLATPQPSVPGEDDTIFGLLRIFWPMLEKLFRSEHMESSNLSTAACRALSLAIQSSGQHFVMLLPNVLDCLSSNFLSFQSHECYIRTASVVIEEFSNREEYGPLFIKTFERFTQAASVMGLNSSYICDQEPDLVEAYTTFASTFVRSSRKV, from the exons atGGACTTGCAAATCAAGGTAGCCCAAGCCGTTCATGTCTTGAATCATGATACTCAGTCGTGTAACCGCGTGGCTGCTAATCAATGGCTGGTTCAGTTCCAGCAAACCCCCGATGCTTGGGAGGTTGCCACTTCTATTCTCACCTCCGATCAGCTTCATCTCCATCTCCAGCCTTTTTTCTCGGAGTTTGAAGTCGAGTTCTTTGCTGCTCAGATTCTCAAGCGAAAG ATCCAGAGTGAAGGATATTACTTGAAGTTAGAAGTTAAAGATGCATTGCTAAATGCTCTTCTTGTGGCTGCTAAAAGATTTAGTTCGGGCCCTCCCCAG CTTTTGACACAAATATGTCTTGCACTTGCTGCGCTTATACTTCGTGCTGTTGAGCATGGAAAACCCATTGAGCAGCTTTTTTACAGCCTTCAGACTCTGCAAAACCAGGATGATGGTAATATTGCTGTTCTGGAGATGCTTACTGTTCTCCCTGAAGAAGTTGTTGACACTCAAAATACAGATACTAGTATTAGTCCAGCCCATAGAAGCCAGTACGGCCAAGAG CTTCTCTCACATACTCCTACGGTGCTCGAGTTCCTACTGGATCAATCTCAAAAAATGTATGATGGTGGTCTTCAACTGCATGAAAAGAACAGAAAAGTTCTCCGCTGCTTACTCAGTTGG GTACGAGCTGGGTGCTTCTCAGAAATTCCACAAGGCTCATTGCCAACGCATCCACTTCTAAATTTTGTATTCAACTCTTTGCAG GTTTCAGCTTCATTTGATGTGGCAATTGAAGTGCTAGTTGAACTTGCAAGTCGACATGAG GGGCTACCTCAGGTTTTGTTATGCAGAGTACATTTTCTTAAGGAGGCACTTCTTCTACCAGCTCTCAGTAACAGAAATGAGAAATATATCAGTGGTCTTGCTTGCTTGATGTCAGAAATTGGGCAGGCt GCACCATCTCTAATTGCGGAGGGAGGTGTTGAGGCACTTGCACTGGCAGATGCATTATTGAG CTGTGTGGCATTTCCAAGTGAAGACTGGGAGATTGCAGACTCGACATTGCAGTTTTG GTCTACTCTTGCAAGCTATATTCTTGGCCTTGATATGGAGAGTGCAAAAGATGGGAAACATGTGAAAGACGtgtttttttctgttttttcaGCATTGCTTGATGCTCTTTTATTACGTGCTCAG GTTGATGAATCTACATTTAATGATGAGAGTGGAATGCTTGACATGCCTGATGGCCTTGTTCAATTCAGGATAAATCTTGCTGAACTTTTGGTGGACATTTGTCAGCTTTTAAGACCTGCAACATTTGTACAAAAG CTTTTCTTTGATCGCTGGGCATCTGCAACTGTACCGGTACCTTGGAAAGAGGTGGAAGCCAAATTGTTTGCTCTTAATGTG GTATCTGAAGTAGTCCTCCAGGAGGGCCCAACCTTTGACTTTTCTGTGATCATGCAGTTGGCAACAATGCTGTCTAGTGGGCCTTCTGACAAGCTCAAGGGATTTACCTGCAAT GTATACAGATCACTTGCAGATGTTGTTGGATGCTATTCCAAGTGGATATCTACTTTCCAAACTAATGCTAGGCCTCTACT ATTATTTCTTGCTGCAGGGATTTCAGAGCCTCAGTGTTCAAATGCTtgtgcctctgccctgcgtaaATTTTGTGAAGATGCTTCTGCTGTGATTTGTGAACCCTCAAATCTGGAAattttgatgtggattggtgaG gcTTTTGAGAAGACTCGTTTACCTTTGGAAGATGAGGAAGAAGTAGTTAGTGCAATTAGCGTCATCCTTGGCTCTGTTCCAAACAAAGAGCTAAAGAACAACTTGTTGGCTAGATTGCTTTCCTCTACCTATGATGCTATAGGAAAACTT ATTGAAGAAGATAATGATCATTCTTTTAGCCAAAATCCAGCTACATATACACAAATTTTGAACTCTGCGGCGAGAGGGTTGCACAG GATAGGAACTGTATTTCGTCATCTTGCTACACCTCAGCCAAGTGTGCCTGGTGAAGATGATACTATATTTGGACTACTAAGGATTTTTTGGCCCATGTTAGAGAAACTATTTAGGTCTGAGCATATGGAGAGTAGCAATTTATCTACTGCAGCTTGTCGAGCTCTTTCACTGGCAATTCAGTCGTCTG GGCAGCACTTTGTAATGCTATTGCCTAATGTACTGGATTGCCTTTCAAGTAATTTTCTGTCATTCCAAAGTCATGAGTGTTACATTAGAACTG CTTCTGTTGTTATCGAAGAATTCAGTAATAGAGAGGAGTATGGACCCTTGTTTATCAAAACGTTTGAAAGATTTACACAAGCAGCATCAGTAATGGGTCTTAATTCTTCATATATATGTGACCAAGAGCCAGATTTAGTGGAGGCCTATACAACTTTTGCATCCACATTTGTTCGAAGCTCTCGTAAGGTTTAG
- the LOC110613346 gene encoding transportin MOS14 isoform X2 produces the protein MDLQIKVAQAVHVLNHDTQSCNRVAANQWLVQFQQTPDAWEVATSILTSDQLHLHLQPFFSEFEVEFFAAQILKRKIQSEGYYLKLEVKDALLNALLVAAKRFSSGPPQLLTQICLALAALILRAVEHGKPIEQLFYSLQTLQNQDDGNIAVLEMLTVLPEEVVDTQNTDTSISPAHRSQYGQELLSHTPTVLEFLLDQSQKMYDGGLQLHEKNRKVLRCLLSWVRAGCFSEIPQGSLPTHPLLNFVFNSLQVSASFDVAIEVLVELASRHEGLPQVLLCRVHFLKEALLLPALSNRNEKYISGLACLMSEIGQAAPSLIAEGGVEALALADALLSCVAFPSEDWEIADSTLQFWSTLASYILGLDMESAKDGKHVKDVFFSVFSALLDALLLRAQVDESTFNDESGMLDMPDGLVQFRINLAELLVDICQLLRPATFVQKLFFDRWASATVPVPWKEVEAKLFALNVVSEVVLQEGPTFDFSVIMQLATMLSSGPSDKLKGFTCNVYRSLADVVGCYSKWISTFQTNARPLLLFLAAGISEPQCSNACASALRKFCEDASAVICEPSNLEILMWIGEAFEKTRLPLEDEEEVVSAISVILGSVPNKELKNNLLARLLSSTYDAIGKLIEEDNDHSFSQNPATYTQILNSAARGLHRIGTVFRHLATPQPSVPGEDDTIFGLLRIFWPMLEKLFRSEHMESSNLSTAACRALSLAIQSSGQHFVMLLPNVLDCLSSNFLSFQSHECYIRTASVVIEEFSNREEYGPLFIKTFERFTQAASVMGLNSSYICDQEPDLVEAYTTFASTFVRSSRKEVLAASGSLLEVSFQKAAICCTAMHRGAALGAMSYLSCFLEVSLASLLESMSIPEGSYGAITIQVISHSGEGLVSSVVYALLGVSAMSRVHKCATILQQLAAICSFSERTTWKAILCWESLRGWLHAAALPVEYLKQGEAETLVPIWLDALVGAASDYLKSRSCRSGENNYGHMQGKGGRVLKRLVREFADSHRNIPS, from the exons atGGACTTGCAAATCAAGGTAGCCCAAGCCGTTCATGTCTTGAATCATGATACTCAGTCGTGTAACCGCGTGGCTGCTAATCAATGGCTGGTTCAGTTCCAGCAAACCCCCGATGCTTGGGAGGTTGCCACTTCTATTCTCACCTCCGATCAGCTTCATCTCCATCTCCAGCCTTTTTTCTCGGAGTTTGAAGTCGAGTTCTTTGCTGCTCAGATTCTCAAGCGAAAG ATCCAGAGTGAAGGATATTACTTGAAGTTAGAAGTTAAAGATGCATTGCTAAATGCTCTTCTTGTGGCTGCTAAAAGATTTAGTTCGGGCCCTCCCCAG CTTTTGACACAAATATGTCTTGCACTTGCTGCGCTTATACTTCGTGCTGTTGAGCATGGAAAACCCATTGAGCAGCTTTTTTACAGCCTTCAGACTCTGCAAAACCAGGATGATGGTAATATTGCTGTTCTGGAGATGCTTACTGTTCTCCCTGAAGAAGTTGTTGACACTCAAAATACAGATACTAGTATTAGTCCAGCCCATAGAAGCCAGTACGGCCAAGAG CTTCTCTCACATACTCCTACGGTGCTCGAGTTCCTACTGGATCAATCTCAAAAAATGTATGATGGTGGTCTTCAACTGCATGAAAAGAACAGAAAAGTTCTCCGCTGCTTACTCAGTTGG GTACGAGCTGGGTGCTTCTCAGAAATTCCACAAGGCTCATTGCCAACGCATCCACTTCTAAATTTTGTATTCAACTCTTTGCAG GTTTCAGCTTCATTTGATGTGGCAATTGAAGTGCTAGTTGAACTTGCAAGTCGACATGAG GGGCTACCTCAGGTTTTGTTATGCAGAGTACATTTTCTTAAGGAGGCACTTCTTCTACCAGCTCTCAGTAACAGAAATGAGAAATATATCAGTGGTCTTGCTTGCTTGATGTCAGAAATTGGGCAGGCt GCACCATCTCTAATTGCGGAGGGAGGTGTTGAGGCACTTGCACTGGCAGATGCATTATTGAG CTGTGTGGCATTTCCAAGTGAAGACTGGGAGATTGCAGACTCGACATTGCAGTTTTG GTCTACTCTTGCAAGCTATATTCTTGGCCTTGATATGGAGAGTGCAAAAGATGGGAAACATGTGAAAGACGtgtttttttctgttttttcaGCATTGCTTGATGCTCTTTTATTACGTGCTCAG GTTGATGAATCTACATTTAATGATGAGAGTGGAATGCTTGACATGCCTGATGGCCTTGTTCAATTCAGGATAAATCTTGCTGAACTTTTGGTGGACATTTGTCAGCTTTTAAGACCTGCAACATTTGTACAAAAG CTTTTCTTTGATCGCTGGGCATCTGCAACTGTACCGGTACCTTGGAAAGAGGTGGAAGCCAAATTGTTTGCTCTTAATGTG GTATCTGAAGTAGTCCTCCAGGAGGGCCCAACCTTTGACTTTTCTGTGATCATGCAGTTGGCAACAATGCTGTCTAGTGGGCCTTCTGACAAGCTCAAGGGATTTACCTGCAAT GTATACAGATCACTTGCAGATGTTGTTGGATGCTATTCCAAGTGGATATCTACTTTCCAAACTAATGCTAGGCCTCTACT ATTATTTCTTGCTGCAGGGATTTCAGAGCCTCAGTGTTCAAATGCTtgtgcctctgccctgcgtaaATTTTGTGAAGATGCTTCTGCTGTGATTTGTGAACCCTCAAATCTGGAAattttgatgtggattggtgaG gcTTTTGAGAAGACTCGTTTACCTTTGGAAGATGAGGAAGAAGTAGTTAGTGCAATTAGCGTCATCCTTGGCTCTGTTCCAAACAAAGAGCTAAAGAACAACTTGTTGGCTAGATTGCTTTCCTCTACCTATGATGCTATAGGAAAACTT ATTGAAGAAGATAATGATCATTCTTTTAGCCAAAATCCAGCTACATATACACAAATTTTGAACTCTGCGGCGAGAGGGTTGCACAG GATAGGAACTGTATTTCGTCATCTTGCTACACCTCAGCCAAGTGTGCCTGGTGAAGATGATACTATATTTGGACTACTAAGGATTTTTTGGCCCATGTTAGAGAAACTATTTAGGTCTGAGCATATGGAGAGTAGCAATTTATCTACTGCAGCTTGTCGAGCTCTTTCACTGGCAATTCAGTCGTCTG GGCAGCACTTTGTAATGCTATTGCCTAATGTACTGGATTGCCTTTCAAGTAATTTTCTGTCATTCCAAAGTCATGAGTGTTACATTAGAACTG CTTCTGTTGTTATCGAAGAATTCAGTAATAGAGAGGAGTATGGACCCTTGTTTATCAAAACGTTTGAAAGATTTACACAAGCAGCATCAGTAATGGGTCTTAATTCTTCATATATATGTGACCAAGAGCCAGATTTAGTGGAGGCCTATACAACTTTTGCATCCACATTTGTTCGAAGCTCTCGTAAG GAGGTGTTAGCTGCATCTGGTTCCCTTCTTGAAGTTTCCTTTCAAAAGGCTGCTATATGCTGTACAGCTATGCATCGTGGAGCAGCGCTGGGAGCAATGTCGTATTTGTCAT GTTTTTTGGAAGTGAGCCTGGCATCTTTGTTGGAATCTATGTCTATTCCTGAAGGATCATATGGCGCCATAACAATTCAGGTCATATCTCATAGTGGTGAGGGACTAGTATCAAGTGTGGTGTATGCACTGCTTGGTGTTTCAGCAATGTCACGG GTTCACAAGTGTGCAACAATCTTGCAACAATTGGCTGCCATTTGCAGTTTCAGCGAGAGAACAACTTGGAAGGCTATTCTATGTTGGGAATCTTTACGTGGTTGGCTACATGCAGCg GCTCTTCCAGTTGAGTATCTAAAGCAAGGGGAAGCTGAAACTCTTGTGCCAATTTGGTTGGATGCCCTTGTTGGTGCTGCCTCAGACTATCTCAAGAGTAGGAGTTGCAGAAGCGGAGAAAACAATTATGGCCATATGCAAGGAAAAGGAGGAAGGGTTTTGAAGCGACTAGTTCGAGAATTTGCTGATAGTCACCGCAATATCCCATCCTGA
- the LOC110613346 gene encoding uncharacterized protein LOC110613346 isoform X4, translated as MYDGGLQLHEKNRKVLRCLLSWVRAGCFSEIPQGSLPTHPLLNFVFNSLQVSASFDVAIEVLVELASRHEGLPQVLLCRVHFLKEALLLPALSNRNEKYISGLACLMSEIGQAAPSLIAEGGVEALALADALLSCVAFPSEDWEIADSTLQFWSTLASYILGLDMESAKDGKHVKDVFFSVFSALLDALLLRAQVDESTFNDESGMLDMPDGLVQFRINLAELLVDICQLLRPATFVQKLFFDRWASATVPVPWKEVEAKLFALNVVSEVVLQEGPTFDFSVIMQLATMLSSGPSDKLKGFTCNVYRSLADVVGCYSKWISTFQTNARPLLLFLAAGISEPQCSNACASALRKFCEDASAVICEPSNLEILMWIGEAFEKTRLPLEDEEEVVSAISVILGSVPNKELKNNLLARLLSSTYDAIGKLIEEDNDHSFSQNPATYTQILNSAARGLHRIGTVFRHLATPQPSVPGEDDTIFGLLRIFWPMLEKLFRSEHMESSNLSTAACRALSLAIQSSGQHFVMLLPNVLDCLSSNFLSFQSHECYIRTASVVIEEFSNREEYGPLFIKTFERFTQAASVMGLNSSYICDQEPDLVEAYTTFASTFVRSSRKEVLAASGSLLEVSFQKAAICCTAMHRGAALGAMSYLSCFLEVSLASLLESMSIPEGSYGAITIQVISHSGEGLVSSVVYALLGVSAMSRVHKCATILQQLAAICSFSERTTWKAILCWESLRGWLHAAVQALPVEYLKQGEAETLVPIWLDALVGAASDYLKSRSCRSGENNYGHMQGKGGRVLKRLVREFADSHRNIPS; from the exons ATGTATGATGGTGGTCTTCAACTGCATGAAAAGAACAGAAAAGTTCTCCGCTGCTTACTCAGTTGG GTACGAGCTGGGTGCTTCTCAGAAATTCCACAAGGCTCATTGCCAACGCATCCACTTCTAAATTTTGTATTCAACTCTTTGCAG GTTTCAGCTTCATTTGATGTGGCAATTGAAGTGCTAGTTGAACTTGCAAGTCGACATGAG GGGCTACCTCAGGTTTTGTTATGCAGAGTACATTTTCTTAAGGAGGCACTTCTTCTACCAGCTCTCAGTAACAGAAATGAGAAATATATCAGTGGTCTTGCTTGCTTGATGTCAGAAATTGGGCAGGCt GCACCATCTCTAATTGCGGAGGGAGGTGTTGAGGCACTTGCACTGGCAGATGCATTATTGAG CTGTGTGGCATTTCCAAGTGAAGACTGGGAGATTGCAGACTCGACATTGCAGTTTTG GTCTACTCTTGCAAGCTATATTCTTGGCCTTGATATGGAGAGTGCAAAAGATGGGAAACATGTGAAAGACGtgtttttttctgttttttcaGCATTGCTTGATGCTCTTTTATTACGTGCTCAG GTTGATGAATCTACATTTAATGATGAGAGTGGAATGCTTGACATGCCTGATGGCCTTGTTCAATTCAGGATAAATCTTGCTGAACTTTTGGTGGACATTTGTCAGCTTTTAAGACCTGCAACATTTGTACAAAAG CTTTTCTTTGATCGCTGGGCATCTGCAACTGTACCGGTACCTTGGAAAGAGGTGGAAGCCAAATTGTTTGCTCTTAATGTG GTATCTGAAGTAGTCCTCCAGGAGGGCCCAACCTTTGACTTTTCTGTGATCATGCAGTTGGCAACAATGCTGTCTAGTGGGCCTTCTGACAAGCTCAAGGGATTTACCTGCAAT GTATACAGATCACTTGCAGATGTTGTTGGATGCTATTCCAAGTGGATATCTACTTTCCAAACTAATGCTAGGCCTCTACT ATTATTTCTTGCTGCAGGGATTTCAGAGCCTCAGTGTTCAAATGCTtgtgcctctgccctgcgtaaATTTTGTGAAGATGCTTCTGCTGTGATTTGTGAACCCTCAAATCTGGAAattttgatgtggattggtgaG gcTTTTGAGAAGACTCGTTTACCTTTGGAAGATGAGGAAGAAGTAGTTAGTGCAATTAGCGTCATCCTTGGCTCTGTTCCAAACAAAGAGCTAAAGAACAACTTGTTGGCTAGATTGCTTTCCTCTACCTATGATGCTATAGGAAAACTT ATTGAAGAAGATAATGATCATTCTTTTAGCCAAAATCCAGCTACATATACACAAATTTTGAACTCTGCGGCGAGAGGGTTGCACAG GATAGGAACTGTATTTCGTCATCTTGCTACACCTCAGCCAAGTGTGCCTGGTGAAGATGATACTATATTTGGACTACTAAGGATTTTTTGGCCCATGTTAGAGAAACTATTTAGGTCTGAGCATATGGAGAGTAGCAATTTATCTACTGCAGCTTGTCGAGCTCTTTCACTGGCAATTCAGTCGTCTG GGCAGCACTTTGTAATGCTATTGCCTAATGTACTGGATTGCCTTTCAAGTAATTTTCTGTCATTCCAAAGTCATGAGTGTTACATTAGAACTG CTTCTGTTGTTATCGAAGAATTCAGTAATAGAGAGGAGTATGGACCCTTGTTTATCAAAACGTTTGAAAGATTTACACAAGCAGCATCAGTAATGGGTCTTAATTCTTCATATATATGTGACCAAGAGCCAGATTTAGTGGAGGCCTATACAACTTTTGCATCCACATTTGTTCGAAGCTCTCGTAAG GAGGTGTTAGCTGCATCTGGTTCCCTTCTTGAAGTTTCCTTTCAAAAGGCTGCTATATGCTGTACAGCTATGCATCGTGGAGCAGCGCTGGGAGCAATGTCGTATTTGTCAT GTTTTTTGGAAGTGAGCCTGGCATCTTTGTTGGAATCTATGTCTATTCCTGAAGGATCATATGGCGCCATAACAATTCAGGTCATATCTCATAGTGGTGAGGGACTAGTATCAAGTGTGGTGTATGCACTGCTTGGTGTTTCAGCAATGTCACGG GTTCACAAGTGTGCAACAATCTTGCAACAATTGGCTGCCATTTGCAGTTTCAGCGAGAGAACAACTTGGAAGGCTATTCTATGTTGGGAATCTTTACGTGGTTGGCTACATGCAGCg GTGCAGGCTCTTCCAGTTGAGTATCTAAAGCAAGGGGAAGCTGAAACTCTTGTGCCAATTTGGTTGGATGCCCTTGTTGGTGCTGCCTCAGACTATCTCAAGAGTAGGAGTTGCAGAAGCGGAGAAAACAATTATGGCCATATGCAAGGAAAAGGAGGAAGGGTTTTGAAGCGACTAGTTCGAGAATTTGCTGATAGTCACCGCAATATCCCATCCTGA
- the LOC110613346 gene encoding transportin MOS14 isoform X1 has translation MDLQIKVAQAVHVLNHDTQSCNRVAANQWLVQFQQTPDAWEVATSILTSDQLHLHLQPFFSEFEVEFFAAQILKRKIQSEGYYLKLEVKDALLNALLVAAKRFSSGPPQLLTQICLALAALILRAVEHGKPIEQLFYSLQTLQNQDDGNIAVLEMLTVLPEEVVDTQNTDTSISPAHRSQYGQELLSHTPTVLEFLLDQSQKMYDGGLQLHEKNRKVLRCLLSWVRAGCFSEIPQGSLPTHPLLNFVFNSLQVSASFDVAIEVLVELASRHEGLPQVLLCRVHFLKEALLLPALSNRNEKYISGLACLMSEIGQAAPSLIAEGGVEALALADALLSCVAFPSEDWEIADSTLQFWSTLASYILGLDMESAKDGKHVKDVFFSVFSALLDALLLRAQVDESTFNDESGMLDMPDGLVQFRINLAELLVDICQLLRPATFVQKLFFDRWASATVPVPWKEVEAKLFALNVVSEVVLQEGPTFDFSVIMQLATMLSSGPSDKLKGFTCNVYRSLADVVGCYSKWISTFQTNARPLLLFLAAGISEPQCSNACASALRKFCEDASAVICEPSNLEILMWIGEAFEKTRLPLEDEEEVVSAISVILGSVPNKELKNNLLARLLSSTYDAIGKLIEEDNDHSFSQNPATYTQILNSAARGLHRIGTVFRHLATPQPSVPGEDDTIFGLLRIFWPMLEKLFRSEHMESSNLSTAACRALSLAIQSSGQHFVMLLPNVLDCLSSNFLSFQSHECYIRTASVVIEEFSNREEYGPLFIKTFERFTQAASVMGLNSSYICDQEPDLVEAYTTFASTFVRSSRKEVLAASGSLLEVSFQKAAICCTAMHRGAALGAMSYLSCFLEVSLASLLESMSIPEGSYGAITIQVISHSGEGLVSSVVYALLGVSAMSRVHKCATILQQLAAICSFSERTTWKAILCWESLRGWLHAAVQALPVEYLKQGEAETLVPIWLDALVGAASDYLKSRSCRSGENNYGHMQGKGGRVLKRLVREFADSHRNIPS, from the exons atGGACTTGCAAATCAAGGTAGCCCAAGCCGTTCATGTCTTGAATCATGATACTCAGTCGTGTAACCGCGTGGCTGCTAATCAATGGCTGGTTCAGTTCCAGCAAACCCCCGATGCTTGGGAGGTTGCCACTTCTATTCTCACCTCCGATCAGCTTCATCTCCATCTCCAGCCTTTTTTCTCGGAGTTTGAAGTCGAGTTCTTTGCTGCTCAGATTCTCAAGCGAAAG ATCCAGAGTGAAGGATATTACTTGAAGTTAGAAGTTAAAGATGCATTGCTAAATGCTCTTCTTGTGGCTGCTAAAAGATTTAGTTCGGGCCCTCCCCAG CTTTTGACACAAATATGTCTTGCACTTGCTGCGCTTATACTTCGTGCTGTTGAGCATGGAAAACCCATTGAGCAGCTTTTTTACAGCCTTCAGACTCTGCAAAACCAGGATGATGGTAATATTGCTGTTCTGGAGATGCTTACTGTTCTCCCTGAAGAAGTTGTTGACACTCAAAATACAGATACTAGTATTAGTCCAGCCCATAGAAGCCAGTACGGCCAAGAG CTTCTCTCACATACTCCTACGGTGCTCGAGTTCCTACTGGATCAATCTCAAAAAATGTATGATGGTGGTCTTCAACTGCATGAAAAGAACAGAAAAGTTCTCCGCTGCTTACTCAGTTGG GTACGAGCTGGGTGCTTCTCAGAAATTCCACAAGGCTCATTGCCAACGCATCCACTTCTAAATTTTGTATTCAACTCTTTGCAG GTTTCAGCTTCATTTGATGTGGCAATTGAAGTGCTAGTTGAACTTGCAAGTCGACATGAG GGGCTACCTCAGGTTTTGTTATGCAGAGTACATTTTCTTAAGGAGGCACTTCTTCTACCAGCTCTCAGTAACAGAAATGAGAAATATATCAGTGGTCTTGCTTGCTTGATGTCAGAAATTGGGCAGGCt GCACCATCTCTAATTGCGGAGGGAGGTGTTGAGGCACTTGCACTGGCAGATGCATTATTGAG CTGTGTGGCATTTCCAAGTGAAGACTGGGAGATTGCAGACTCGACATTGCAGTTTTG GTCTACTCTTGCAAGCTATATTCTTGGCCTTGATATGGAGAGTGCAAAAGATGGGAAACATGTGAAAGACGtgtttttttctgttttttcaGCATTGCTTGATGCTCTTTTATTACGTGCTCAG GTTGATGAATCTACATTTAATGATGAGAGTGGAATGCTTGACATGCCTGATGGCCTTGTTCAATTCAGGATAAATCTTGCTGAACTTTTGGTGGACATTTGTCAGCTTTTAAGACCTGCAACATTTGTACAAAAG CTTTTCTTTGATCGCTGGGCATCTGCAACTGTACCGGTACCTTGGAAAGAGGTGGAAGCCAAATTGTTTGCTCTTAATGTG GTATCTGAAGTAGTCCTCCAGGAGGGCCCAACCTTTGACTTTTCTGTGATCATGCAGTTGGCAACAATGCTGTCTAGTGGGCCTTCTGACAAGCTCAAGGGATTTACCTGCAAT GTATACAGATCACTTGCAGATGTTGTTGGATGCTATTCCAAGTGGATATCTACTTTCCAAACTAATGCTAGGCCTCTACT ATTATTTCTTGCTGCAGGGATTTCAGAGCCTCAGTGTTCAAATGCTtgtgcctctgccctgcgtaaATTTTGTGAAGATGCTTCTGCTGTGATTTGTGAACCCTCAAATCTGGAAattttgatgtggattggtgaG gcTTTTGAGAAGACTCGTTTACCTTTGGAAGATGAGGAAGAAGTAGTTAGTGCAATTAGCGTCATCCTTGGCTCTGTTCCAAACAAAGAGCTAAAGAACAACTTGTTGGCTAGATTGCTTTCCTCTACCTATGATGCTATAGGAAAACTT ATTGAAGAAGATAATGATCATTCTTTTAGCCAAAATCCAGCTACATATACACAAATTTTGAACTCTGCGGCGAGAGGGTTGCACAG GATAGGAACTGTATTTCGTCATCTTGCTACACCTCAGCCAAGTGTGCCTGGTGAAGATGATACTATATTTGGACTACTAAGGATTTTTTGGCCCATGTTAGAGAAACTATTTAGGTCTGAGCATATGGAGAGTAGCAATTTATCTACTGCAGCTTGTCGAGCTCTTTCACTGGCAATTCAGTCGTCTG GGCAGCACTTTGTAATGCTATTGCCTAATGTACTGGATTGCCTTTCAAGTAATTTTCTGTCATTCCAAAGTCATGAGTGTTACATTAGAACTG CTTCTGTTGTTATCGAAGAATTCAGTAATAGAGAGGAGTATGGACCCTTGTTTATCAAAACGTTTGAAAGATTTACACAAGCAGCATCAGTAATGGGTCTTAATTCTTCATATATATGTGACCAAGAGCCAGATTTAGTGGAGGCCTATACAACTTTTGCATCCACATTTGTTCGAAGCTCTCGTAAG GAGGTGTTAGCTGCATCTGGTTCCCTTCTTGAAGTTTCCTTTCAAAAGGCTGCTATATGCTGTACAGCTATGCATCGTGGAGCAGCGCTGGGAGCAATGTCGTATTTGTCAT GTTTTTTGGAAGTGAGCCTGGCATCTTTGTTGGAATCTATGTCTATTCCTGAAGGATCATATGGCGCCATAACAATTCAGGTCATATCTCATAGTGGTGAGGGACTAGTATCAAGTGTGGTGTATGCACTGCTTGGTGTTTCAGCAATGTCACGG GTTCACAAGTGTGCAACAATCTTGCAACAATTGGCTGCCATTTGCAGTTTCAGCGAGAGAACAACTTGGAAGGCTATTCTATGTTGGGAATCTTTACGTGGTTGGCTACATGCAGCg GTGCAGGCTCTTCCAGTTGAGTATCTAAAGCAAGGGGAAGCTGAAACTCTTGTGCCAATTTGGTTGGATGCCCTTGTTGGTGCTGCCTCAGACTATCTCAAGAGTAGGAGTTGCAGAAGCGGAGAAAACAATTATGGCCATATGCAAGGAAAAGGAGGAAGGGTTTTGAAGCGACTAGTTCGAGAATTTGCTGATAGTCACCGCAATATCCCATCCTGA